Proteins co-encoded in one Schaalia radingae genomic window:
- a CDS encoding phosphotransferase enzyme family protein — MNRDEQLDIINNVWPLISDQDVAALEERLVDMPHLAGASAQCPQVLTHSARPMASACIAQLACGTRVFIKRYAPHLISEYDLCAKHDYVNRLAAGAFPTPRFFTFDTGRTCLTMGGWVWEVSECAPGEDRYRATTSWMPPYTREESVEIGRVAGQLRRASEKIPAVVAPPNPYQSRMDLMLGDPFDRLEAWCEAHPIVANYVSRTGRDLAGDLAVVAPFARALEPLRERPRYWTHGDLHVSNTMWKDTRQGPVITSVFDFGLAYANPSLFDLAQLIERHAIDWLTITEGIENAWRPQVVRDLLDGYVSQYPLMREEARMLAPMVAVSNTEFELAVIEYDQRAPIPGRTSDWAYTIGMDAHHRWFTTESGTQFIRTVTQLAIERS, encoded by the coding sequence ATGAATCGAGACGAACAACTCGACATCATTAACAATGTGTGGCCACTGATCTCAGATCAGGATGTGGCGGCGCTGGAAGAGCGCCTGGTGGATATGCCGCATCTGGCGGGTGCTTCCGCCCAGTGCCCGCAGGTCCTCACTCACTCGGCGCGTCCAATGGCCTCGGCGTGTATCGCCCAGCTGGCATGTGGAACACGCGTCTTCATCAAACGCTATGCGCCCCACCTGATCAGCGAATACGACCTGTGTGCCAAACATGACTACGTGAACCGGCTTGCCGCAGGCGCCTTCCCGACGCCGCGCTTCTTCACCTTCGATACCGGCAGAACATGTCTGACGATGGGCGGATGGGTCTGGGAAGTGAGCGAATGCGCGCCGGGTGAAGACCGTTACCGTGCGACGACCAGCTGGATGCCGCCGTACACACGCGAAGAGAGCGTGGAAATCGGCCGAGTGGCGGGGCAGCTTCGTCGCGCCTCTGAAAAGATTCCGGCAGTGGTCGCACCGCCCAATCCTTACCAGTCGCGCATGGACCTCATGCTGGGTGATCCGTTTGACCGTCTTGAAGCCTGGTGCGAAGCGCACCCCATCGTTGCCAACTATGTGTCCAGAACCGGCCGTGACCTGGCTGGTGACCTGGCAGTTGTCGCTCCTTTTGCGCGGGCCCTTGAGCCGCTGCGGGAGCGCCCTCGTTACTGGACACACGGGGACCTGCACGTGTCCAACACGATGTGGAAGGACACCAGGCAGGGTCCCGTCATCACCAGTGTCTTTGATTTTGGGCTGGCATACGCCAACCCGTCGCTGTTCGATCTGGCACAGCTCATTGAACGTCACGCGATCGACTGGCTGACCATCACTGAAGGTATCGAAAATGCGTGGCGTCCCCAGGTGGTGCGCGACCTTCTGGACGGGTATGTCAGTCAGTACCCACTGATGCGCGAGGAGGCTCGCATGCTCGCGCCGATGGTGGCAGTGTCGAACACCGAGTTCGAACTCGCTGTTATCGAGTATGACCAGCGTGCCCCGATACCGGGGCGTACGTCGGATTGGGCGTACACGATCGGGATGGATGCTCATCACCGGTGGTTCACCACTGAATCCGGCACTCAATTTATCCGCACAGTTACCCAACTAGCAATCGAGAGATCATGA